One Aciduliprofundum boonei T469 genomic region harbors:
- a CDS encoding winged helix-turn-helix transcriptional regulator translates to MEDIESRKKIYEEIVMNPGLHFRELQRRLKMPTGMLEYHLNVMIKDGIIIAKEDGRYRRFFANTVMSSKERKILGLLRNNVSRKIVLFILDNERVNHKKIVEYINLSPSTVSYYLNKLVKNGILKKEIAGRENYYSVIEPKIVAYTIIKHRKSFLDSLVDNFAKIWEEKI, encoded by the coding sequence ATGGAGGATATAGAATCAAGAAAGAAAATTTACGAGGAAATTGTGATGAATCCAGGATTGCATTTTAGAGAATTGCAGAGAAGATTAAAAATGCCTACCGGTATGCTTGAATACCACCTCAATGTTATGATTAAAGATGGAATAATAATTGCTAAAGAGGATGGGAGATACAGAAGATTCTTTGCAAATACTGTAATGTCCTCCAAAGAGAGAAAAATTTTAGGATTGCTTAGAAATAATGTATCAAGGAAGATAGTGCTCTTTATTTTAGATAATGAGAGAGTTAATCACAAAAAAATTGTAGAGTATATAAATCTTAGCCCTTCCACAGTGTCCTATTATCTGAACAAACTTGTTAAAAATGGGATTTTAAAAAAGGAAATAGCAGGTAGAGAGAATTATTATTCTGTTATAGAGCCAAAAATTGTGGCATATACAATAATTAAGCATAGAAAATCCTTCTTAGATTCTTTAGTTGATAATTTTGCAAAAATATGGGAAGAAAAGATATAA